A portion of the Ascaphus truei isolate aAscTru1 chromosome 14, aAscTru1.hap1, whole genome shotgun sequence genome contains these proteins:
- the MRPL49 gene encoding large ribosomal subunit protein mL49, whose translation MAAPMLRRAVFGVKVGLRLQRPCSGSSANMVPSYPGIIESTDEYHFVERLIPSTRVPDPLKHDGTSPSGWSAPKDPMPDLPYTIRRSRMHNVPVYTDITHGNRHMTVIRKIEGDIWALDAEVQGFLTQLMGKSPPTQVNEISRTIRVKGYYDKELRAWLAEKGF comes from the exons ATGGCGGCCCCCATGTTGAGAAGGGCAGTGTTTGGGGTAAAAGTCGGGCTTAGGCTGCAG CGCCCATGCAGTGGGTCCTCTGCCAACATGGTACCATCATACCCAGGTATCATTGAATCTACGGATGAGTATCACTTTGTGGAGCGTCTCATCCCCTCTACACGGGTACCTGATCCACTGAAACATGATGGTACATCCCCGTCTGGATGGAGTGCACCAAAAG ATCCTATGCCTGATCTCCCTTACACCATAAGACGCTCTCGCATGCACAATGTTCCAGTCTATACGGATATTACCCATGGCAATCGTCACATGACTGTCATCCGCAAGATCGAAGGGGACATCTGG gcACTGGACGCAGAGGTACAAGGTTTTCTGACCCAGCTGATGGGGAAGTCACCTCCTACCCAGGTTAACGAAATCAGCCGCACCATCCGGGTCAAAGGTTACTACGACAAGGAGCTGCGGGCATGGCTCGCCGAAAAAGGCTTTTAA